A stretch of the Nitrososphaerota archaeon genome encodes the following:
- a CDS encoding protein translocase SEC61 complex subunit gamma yields the protein MGLKEFLSSTWHTLKLARKSGREEFILYLKLVFLGLFVVGSIGFLILFVSALIKLG from the coding sequence TTGGGTTTAAAAGAGTTCCTATCATCTACTTGGCATACGCTAAAACTAGCTAGAAAGTCTGGTAGAGAAGAGTTTATACTCTACCTAAAACTAGTCTTTTTAGGGCTTTTTGTAGTTGGGAGTATAGGCTTTTTAATACTCTTTGTAAGCGCTCTTATAAAGCTGGGCTAA
- a CDS encoding 50S ribosomal protein L30e, producing MNKRELGQILLKAVKTGKCVLGLREVQKSIRGSKIVIYSTKIPKDKLKQLIEACRAVNVPTLPYEGTSFELGSLCGKRFRISALAVKAAGDADLTPLLNEAVQPSYA from the coding sequence ATGAATAAGAGGGAACTCGGTCAAATACTACTAAAAGCCGTCAAGACGGGCAAATGTGTACTAGGGCTTAGAGAGGTTCAGAAATCGATACGCGGCTCCAAGATAGTCATCTATTCAACAAAAATACCTAAAGACAAGCTCAAACAGCTTATCGAAGCCTGCCGAGCCGTGAACGTCCCAACCTTACCATATGAGGGGACATCGTTTGAATTGGGTAGTCTCTGCGGCAAAAGGTTTAGGATCTCCGCTTTAGCTGTCAAAGCAGCTGGAGATGCTGATCTTACGCCGTTGCTGAATGAGGCGGTGCAGCCTAGTTATGCTTAA
- a CDS encoding DNA-directed RNA polymerase subunit A': MLIEEGVKAVDAIKFSVLSPNEIRRYSVAEISAPETYDEDGMPVTGGLMDSRLGTLEPGQKCATCGNTAARCPGHFGHIELAEPVLHIAFVEDIRKILVSTCRFCGRLLLPQEDIDSYRAKLAEKKPSTPTLAEDITKEILAKTKKVKVCPHCNKPQYEIEFTKPTTFHEITEWGGATRLLPVAIRERLERVPDDDLRLLGYDPSTTRPEWFVLQVLPVPPVCVRPSITLESGIRSEDDLTHKLVDILRVNQRVKESKESGTPPLIVQDLVDLLQYQVTTYFDNEVSGIPQAHHRSGRPLKTISQRLKGKEGRFRGSLSGKRVDFSSRTVISPDANLDICEVGVPYEVAKKLTIPERVAPWNIDFLKQLVLNGPEKHPGANYVIRPDGVKIRLDYASDRSALAESLGLGYVVERHLMDGDVVLFNRQPSLHRMSIMAHFVKVLPYRTFRLHPAVCPPYNADFDGDEMNLHVPQSEEARAEALMLMRVQDQIISPRYGGPIIGAIRDYLTAAYLLTHDSTRLTKEEFTSLALAGGYVGPLPEPIVKSPEPLYSGKQLFSLFLPKDFNYVMASKWAKGNVKDVIVKNGELVSGVIDRAAIGAEEPNSLLHRITKDYGTDEARRFLNSILAVLKAYITRRGFTYGYDDLELPKEVRKKIDESIKEAYSEVSRLFDLYEKKQLPLARGLSPEEALELYIVNELQRARDRAGRIADRSFPESNPGVIMARTGARGSLLNIGQMAASLGQQSVRGRRIEKGYQDRALPHFLPGERSPDAKGFVKSNYRDGLSPVEFFFHAMGGREGLVDTAVRTQQSGYMQRRLVNAMEHLRVEYDLSVRDPYGHIIQFVYGEDGVDPAKSDHGMAVNIPRLVETEALIAKTSKPASEEEVKKVVSKYAKELNPRLIQDLYAALKENPLEIKSVENVCKRIVELLKRATVEPGEAIGVVAAQSVGEPGTQMTLRTFHFAGVREKDVTLGLPRLIELVDARKQPSKASMTVYIDPDYAAAELKKAEEENKEKWAKLSPEEIEQEKSKILNKVALKVAKQILFTKVSDLIADAEVDYVNEAIVLRFDKDKLSERDCTLHEVKKVVEAGKRKVEADEANLTLIIRLEGLDLIGLNMQLDKILNMKVKGIPNVNRVTVEKEGDEWFIRTSGSNFSKTLKVEGVDRRRTITNNIFEIATVLGIEAARTALVNEIMSTLDEQGLEVDIRHIYLIADLMTAKGEVQQIGRHGVAGTKTSVLARAAFEITVPTLAEAAVKGEVEELKGVTENVIVGLPIPVGTGMVDLFMHG; the protein is encoded by the coding sequence ATGTTAATAGAGGAAGGAGTTAAGGCGGTAGATGCGATCAAATTCTCGGTCCTCTCACCTAACGAAATTAGAAGGTACTCCGTAGCAGAGATCTCCGCACCCGAAACATATGATGAAGACGGTATGCCGGTCACAGGAGGCCTTATGGATAGCAGACTCGGAACACTAGAACCAGGTCAGAAATGCGCAACTTGTGGTAACACCGCCGCTAGATGCCCCGGCCACTTCGGACACATCGAGTTAGCCGAACCTGTTTTACACATAGCCTTCGTTGAAGATATCCGAAAGATACTGGTCTCAACATGCAGGTTTTGTGGCAGGCTTCTGCTACCTCAGGAGGATATCGACTCGTATCGCGCTAAGTTGGCTGAGAAGAAGCCTTCTACACCTACTCTTGCTGAAGATATTACGAAGGAGATCCTTGCTAAGACTAAGAAGGTTAAAGTCTGCCCGCATTGTAATAAGCCTCAATATGAAATTGAGTTCACCAAACCCACTACCTTCCACGAGATTACTGAGTGGGGTGGTGCTACACGCCTACTCCCAGTCGCTATACGGGAGAGGCTTGAGCGGGTGCCGGATGATGATCTTAGGCTCCTAGGATATGATCCATCCACCACTAGACCGGAGTGGTTTGTTTTACAAGTTCTTCCTGTGCCTCCTGTTTGTGTGCGACCATCTATCACCTTAGAGTCTGGTATACGCTCTGAAGATGACTTAACTCATAAGCTCGTTGACATACTGAGGGTTAATCAGAGAGTTAAAGAGAGCAAGGAATCTGGTACACCGCCTCTTATAGTGCAGGATCTGGTTGATCTACTTCAGTATCAAGTTACAACATACTTCGATAATGAGGTATCTGGTATACCTCAAGCGCATCATCGCTCTGGCAGACCGCTGAAGACCATAAGCCAAAGGCTAAAGGGTAAAGAAGGAAGGTTTAGGGGTAGTCTATCGGGTAAGAGGGTTGACTTCTCAAGCAGAACTGTAATCTCTCCTGACGCTAATCTAGATATCTGTGAGGTGGGTGTGCCGTACGAAGTCGCAAAGAAGCTCACTATACCAGAAAGAGTAGCTCCTTGGAATATAGATTTCCTAAAGCAGTTAGTTCTGAATGGTCCCGAGAAGCATCCCGGCGCTAATTATGTGATCAGACCAGATGGTGTAAAGATACGCCTAGACTACGCTTCAGACCGCTCAGCCCTAGCAGAGAGCCTAGGTTTAGGGTATGTTGTCGAGAGGCACCTTATGGATGGGGATGTAGTCCTCTTTAACAGACAACCATCACTACACAGAATGTCTATAATGGCTCATTTCGTTAAAGTGCTGCCCTACAGAACCTTTAGACTACACCCAGCCGTCTGCCCGCCTTATAACGCTGACTTTGACGGCGATGAAATGAACCTCCACGTGCCTCAAAGCGAGGAGGCTAGAGCAGAGGCTCTTATGCTTATGAGGGTGCAAGATCAGATCATTTCGCCTAGATATGGTGGTCCTATCATAGGGGCTATACGTGATTACCTTACAGCAGCGTATCTACTGACCCACGACTCAACCAGACTTACTAAAGAGGAGTTTACTAGCCTAGCCTTGGCTGGAGGGTATGTTGGTCCTCTACCAGAGCCTATTGTGAAGTCGCCTGAGCCGCTTTACAGCGGCAAGCAGCTCTTCTCACTCTTCCTCCCGAAGGACTTTAACTACGTTATGGCTTCTAAATGGGCTAAGGGTAATGTGAAGGATGTTATAGTGAAAAATGGTGAACTGGTAAGCGGGGTCATAGATAGAGCAGCTATAGGAGCTGAGGAGCCTAACAGTCTGCTCCACAGAATAACCAAAGATTACGGCACAGACGAAGCTAGGAGGTTCCTAAACTCTATACTTGCTGTTTTGAAAGCCTATATTACGAGAAGAGGCTTCACCTACGGCTACGATGACCTGGAGTTACCTAAAGAGGTTCGAAAGAAGATAGACGAATCTATCAAAGAAGCATATAGTGAAGTATCTAGGCTCTTTGACCTCTATGAGAAGAAACAGCTACCTTTGGCGCGAGGGTTATCGCCCGAGGAAGCGCTTGAGCTATACATTGTGAACGAACTTCAGAGGGCAAGAGATAGGGCCGGAAGAATCGCTGACAGATCCTTCCCAGAATCGAACCCAGGGGTGATCATGGCTAGAACTGGCGCTAGAGGCTCTCTGCTCAACATAGGTCAGATGGCGGCTTCCTTGGGGCAGCAGTCTGTGCGTGGTCGCCGTATAGAGAAGGGTTATCAAGATAGGGCCCTACCACACTTCCTCCCAGGCGAACGATCTCCTGACGCAAAGGGGTTCGTTAAGTCGAATTACAGAGATGGGTTGTCTCCGGTGGAGTTCTTCTTCCACGCTATGGGTGGGCGTGAGGGACTTGTGGACACAGCTGTCAGAACACAGCAGAGCGGGTACATGCAGCGTAGGCTTGTAAACGCCATGGAGCACCTTAGAGTTGAGTATGATCTTAGTGTGAGAGACCCATATGGGCACATCATTCAATTCGTTTATGGTGAAGACGGTGTTGATCCGGCTAAGAGCGATCACGGTATGGCTGTCAACATACCTAGACTCGTAGAAACAGAAGCTCTCATTGCTAAGACGTCTAAGCCAGCATCAGAAGAGGAGGTCAAGAAAGTTGTTTCTAAATACGCTAAGGAGCTCAACCCAAGGTTGATCCAAGACCTATATGCGGCTCTCAAAGAAAACCCGCTAGAGATCAAGTCTGTAGAAAATGTCTGCAAACGTATAGTAGAGCTTCTTAAGAGGGCTACGGTTGAGCCCGGTGAGGCCATTGGTGTGGTTGCTGCGCAGTCTGTAGGCGAACCAGGTACCCAGATGACACTCAGAACCTTCCACTTTGCAGGTGTTAGGGAGAAGGATGTTACACTTGGCTTACCTAGGTTGATAGAACTGGTTGATGCTAGAAAGCAGCCTAGCAAGGCTTCGATGACGGTCTACATAGATCCAGATTACGCCGCGGCTGAGCTCAAGAAGGCGGAAGAGGAGAATAAGGAGAAATGGGCTAAACTTTCTCCTGAAGAAATAGAGCAAGAGAAGAGTAAGATATTGAACAAGGTCGCGCTCAAAGTCGCTAAGCAGATCCTCTTCACCAAAGTCAGCGACCTCATCGCTGACGCCGAAGTCGACTATGTGAATGAAGCGATTGTGCTAAGATTCGATAAGGATAAGCTTTCTGAAAGAGATTGCACACTTCACGAAGTTAAAAAGGTGGTTGAGGCGGGTAAGCGGAAGGTAGAAGCTGATGAGGCTAACCTCACCTTAATAATCCGCTTAGAGGGACTTGACCTAATAGGCTTGAATATGCAGTTGGATAAGATACTGAATATGAAGGTTAAGGGCATACCTAACGTTAACAGAGTCACGGTTGAGAAGGAGGGTGATGAATGGTTCATAAGAACCTCTGGTTCAAACTTTTCTAAGACACTTAAGGTTGAAGGCGTAGACCGTAGAAGGACCATAACTAACAACATCTTTGAGATAGCGACAGTGCTTGGTATAGAGGCAGCTAGAACAGCGCTCGTGAACGAAATTATGAGTACATTAGATGAGCAAGGGCTTGAAGTTGACATTAGGCACATATATCTGATCGCTGATCTGATGACAGCCAAAGGAGAAGTTCAGCAAATAGGTAGGCACGGTGTAGCTGGGACAAAGACGAGCGTTCTTGCCAGAGCCGCCTTCGAGATAACAGTCCCAACACTGGCTGAGGCTGCGGTTAAAGGCGAAGTGGAGGAGCTTAAAGGCGTGACTGAAAACGTGATCGTAGGTCTTCCTATACCCGTTGGTACAGGTATGGTGGATCTATTTATGCACGGTTGA
- a CDS encoding NusA-like transcription termination signal-binding factor: MVTQRIKLTSEELGLMSLFQNVSGAGVRDCVIDEKNGRVIYVVNPGEMGRAIGKNGIVVKTLQRLVGKPVELVEYSDDPKTFIKNALEPKYVLDVRLTEKLDGSKIAVVVVDAKKKSAVVGRNGKNAEKARLLAKRYFQIANVHIVSQ; this comes from the coding sequence ATGGTTACACAAAGAATCAAACTAACCTCAGAAGAGTTGGGCTTAATGTCGCTCTTTCAGAACGTATCGGGTGCTGGTGTCAGAGACTGCGTTATAGATGAAAAGAACGGAAGAGTGATCTACGTAGTAAACCCAGGGGAGATGGGGCGAGCCATAGGCAAGAATGGTATAGTGGTTAAAACGCTTCAGCGTCTAGTCGGTAAGCCTGTGGAACTCGTTGAATATTCTGATGACCCGAAGACTTTCATAAAGAACGCCCTCGAGCCTAAATATGTTCTCGATGTTCGCTTAACAGAAAAGCTTGACGGATCTAAGATCGCTGTGGTGGTCGTTGACGCTAAGAAGAAGAGCGCTGTTGTGGGTAGAAATGGCAAGAACGCCGAGAAGGCGAGGCTCCTAGCTAAACGCTACTTCCAGATAGCGAATGTACACATCGTTTCCCAATAG